The following proteins come from a genomic window of Tepidiforma thermophila:
- the trxA gene encoding thioredoxin, producing the protein MPAATVIDVTDANFATEVLERSKTIPVVVDFWAPWCGPCRMLGPIIEKVAAENEGKVLLAKLNTDQNPRTAMQFRIQGIPAVKAFKDGRVIAEFTGAYPEPQVRAFFQKVIGAAGTGASSAEELLRKGDVAGAEREYRAILEKSPNDANAIVGLATILLARGARDEAERLLERAPADRRAKALKHRIFLDEFRQKHAGEDLAGEVQRNPRDPRARYRWGVMLAAQERYEEALDQLLESVRLDRTFADGAARKAMLAIFDILGLESPITREYQRRLSSVLF; encoded by the coding sequence ATGCCCGCCGCAACGGTCATCGATGTCACCGACGCCAACTTCGCGACGGAGGTCCTCGAGCGGTCGAAGACTATCCCCGTCGTCGTCGATTTCTGGGCGCCATGGTGCGGTCCCTGCCGCATGCTCGGCCCCATCATCGAAAAGGTCGCCGCCGAGAACGAGGGCAAGGTTCTCCTGGCCAAGCTGAACACCGACCAGAACCCCCGCACCGCGATGCAGTTCCGCATCCAGGGCATCCCCGCGGTCAAAGCCTTCAAGGATGGCAGGGTCATCGCCGAGTTCACCGGCGCCTACCCCGAGCCCCAGGTCCGTGCCTTCTTCCAGAAGGTGATCGGCGCCGCCGGGACCGGCGCGTCCTCGGCCGAAGAGCTCCTCCGCAAGGGCGACGTCGCCGGCGCCGAGCGCGAATACCGCGCAATCCTCGAAAAGTCCCCGAATGACGCCAACGCCATCGTCGGCCTGGCGACGATCCTCCTCGCACGCGGCGCCCGCGACGAAGCCGAGCGTCTCCTCGAGCGGGCCCCCGCCGACCGGCGTGCAAAGGCCCTCAAGCACCGCATCTTCCTCGACGAGTTCCGCCAGAAGCACGCCGGTGAGGACCTCGCGGGAGAGGTGCAGCGCAACCCCCGCGACCCCCGCGCTCGCTACCGCTGGGGCGTCATGCTCGCCGCCCAGGAGCGCTACGAAGAGGCTCTCGACCAGCTCCTCGAATCCGTCCGGCTCGACCGCACCTTCGCCGATGGTGCCGCCCGCAAGGCGATGCTCGCCATCTTCGATATCCTCGGCCTCGAATCGCCCATCACCCGCGAATACCAGCGTCGGCTCTCCAGCGTCCTCTTCTGA
- a CDS encoding ABC transporter permease subunit, whose product MTIFRRTLRDRRRALLWWALGFLALNLLTLAFFPTIRGQQDFDELVQQMPEALRAMFGMEQGISLGSAAGYLWARLFSSLLTVLLVVYAIVGGAGLIGGSEEDGTLELLLANPVSRERVALERALAFAAALAALTAVAALTLIALAPPFSALEGIDAGGLAAAFAGAYTLALLHGAVAFMGGAVSGRRGPGLAAGTVLAAGGFLAQGLLSAAGAPEWVSNLNPWYWYLKENLLAFGPRWEAALPALVLAAVPVAAGVAVFRRRDLR is encoded by the coding sequence ATGACGATCTTCCGGCGCACCCTCCGCGACCGCCGCCGTGCGCTCCTCTGGTGGGCGCTCGGCTTCCTTGCGCTCAACCTGCTCACGCTCGCCTTTTTCCCCACCATCCGCGGGCAGCAGGACTTCGATGAACTGGTCCAGCAAATGCCCGAAGCCCTCCGCGCAATGTTCGGGATGGAGCAGGGCATCTCGCTCGGCTCGGCCGCCGGCTACCTCTGGGCGCGGCTCTTTTCCTCGCTGCTCACCGTGCTCCTCGTCGTCTACGCCATCGTCGGCGGCGCCGGGCTCATCGGTGGCAGCGAAGAGGACGGGACGCTCGAACTGCTGCTCGCCAACCCCGTCTCCCGCGAACGGGTCGCCCTCGAACGGGCGCTCGCCTTCGCTGCCGCCCTCGCCGCGCTCACTGCCGTCGCCGCGCTCACGCTCATCGCCCTGGCTCCGCCCTTCTCCGCACTCGAGGGCATCGATGCCGGCGGCCTCGCCGCCGCTTTCGCCGGGGCATATACGCTGGCCCTCCTGCATGGCGCCGTGGCGTTCATGGGTGGCGCCGTATCTGGCCGCAGGGGTCCGGGATTGGCTGCTGGCACCGTCCTCGCTGCCGGCGGCTTCCTCGCCCAGGGCCTGCTCTCGGCCGCCGGCGCCCCCGAATGGGTCAGCAATCTGAACCCCTGGTACTGGTACCTCAAAGAGAACCTCCTCGCCTTCGGTCCCCGCTGGGAGGCAGCCCTGCCTGCCCTGGTCCTCGCCGCGGTTCCCGTTGCTGCAGGCGTGGCCGTGTTCCGCCGCCGCGACCTGCGCTGA
- a CDS encoding thioesterase family protein, whose protein sequence is MGIEAMQVGATARGSVRCAPEHFASRIVAGTPDVFSTPSLGALVEKTAAEWMAGFLEPGQMTVGTQIVINHTGATPEGMEVTAEVRLVAVDGRRFDFEWTAHDGAEQVGHGTHQRFVVDRARFEGRLAAKRAGAQ, encoded by the coding sequence ATGGGCATCGAAGCGATGCAGGTCGGCGCGACGGCCCGGGGCTCGGTGCGGTGTGCGCCGGAGCATTTCGCCAGCCGGATCGTAGCGGGCACGCCGGACGTATTTTCGACGCCGTCGCTGGGCGCGCTGGTTGAGAAGACCGCGGCCGAGTGGATGGCGGGCTTCCTCGAGCCGGGGCAGATGACGGTGGGGACGCAGATTGTCATCAACCACACGGGCGCGACGCCGGAGGGCATGGAGGTGACAGCCGAGGTGCGGCTGGTCGCCGTCGACGGGAGGCGGTTCGATTTCGAGTGGACGGCCCACGACGGCGCGGAGCAGGTCGGGCACGGGACGCACCAGCGGTTCGTGGTCGACCGGGCGCGATTCGAGGGGCGGCTGGCGGCGAAGCGGGCCGGGGCGCAGTGA
- a CDS encoding CoA transferase, which yields MDRDRAAWYAARAGLDLDPETEVTITGEDPVLPTPFHLGEGAAVALALVGQEAGRIWRLRGGRRQAMAIDVRHAAASLRSYLLLEVNGQAGPPAPRSGSNVTAIWPCGDGRFIHLHGSFTHGPGILAELGLGEGASAEEIAAATRRRGAFELEDALAGQGLCAAVCRTNAEWLAHPQGQALAAKPVVELVRIGDAPPEPFGEGDRPLRGVRVLDLTRVLAGPTVARTLAEHGAEVLHIAGPRLPTVERFEMDTGHGKRQAYLDLDDPAGRATLEELVRGADVFSQGFQWGSLERRGFGPAQVAALRPGIIYVTENAFGYGGPWDGRPGWEQLAQAATGVCVRQGGDGPPVLAPAAMNDYTTGYFGALGAMMALRRRADEGGSWLVRVSLARTSMWYYDLGHDLDPAAASGTGDMGGWMLERETGYGLMRFLRPALRMSETDPHWELPSAPLGSGRPAWAG from the coding sequence ATGGACCGCGACCGGGCGGCCTGGTACGCAGCCCGGGCGGGTCTCGACCTCGACCCGGAGACCGAGGTCACGATCACGGGCGAAGACCCGGTGCTGCCGACGCCGTTCCACCTCGGGGAGGGGGCCGCGGTGGCTCTTGCGCTCGTGGGGCAGGAAGCAGGCCGGATTTGGCGGCTGCGCGGCGGGCGCCGGCAGGCGATGGCCATCGATGTGCGGCACGCGGCGGCTTCGCTCCGGAGCTACCTCCTGCTTGAGGTGAACGGGCAGGCGGGCCCGCCTGCGCCGCGGTCCGGTTCGAACGTGACGGCGATCTGGCCGTGCGGCGACGGCCGGTTCATTCACCTGCACGGGAGTTTTACCCACGGCCCGGGCATCCTGGCGGAGCTCGGACTGGGCGAGGGCGCGAGTGCGGAGGAGATTGCGGCCGCGACCCGGCGGCGGGGCGCTTTCGAGCTGGAGGATGCCCTGGCGGGGCAGGGCCTCTGCGCTGCGGTTTGCCGGACCAACGCGGAGTGGCTCGCGCACCCGCAGGGGCAGGCGCTCGCCGCGAAGCCCGTCGTGGAGCTGGTCCGCATCGGCGACGCACCGCCTGAGCCGTTCGGTGAGGGCGACCGGCCGCTCCGGGGCGTGCGGGTGCTCGACCTGACCCGGGTGCTGGCCGGGCCGACAGTGGCGCGGACGCTGGCCGAGCACGGGGCGGAGGTGCTGCACATCGCGGGGCCGCGCCTTCCAACGGTCGAGCGGTTTGAGATGGACACGGGCCACGGAAAGCGGCAGGCGTACCTTGACCTGGACGACCCGGCCGGGCGCGCAACCCTGGAGGAGCTGGTGCGCGGGGCCGACGTGTTTTCCCAGGGGTTCCAGTGGGGGTCGCTGGAACGGCGGGGGTTCGGCCCGGCGCAGGTCGCGGCGCTGCGCCCGGGGATCATCTATGTGACCGAGAACGCCTTCGGCTACGGCGGGCCGTGGGACGGGCGGCCGGGCTGGGAGCAGCTGGCGCAGGCGGCCACGGGCGTGTGCGTGCGGCAGGGCGGCGACGGGCCGCCGGTGCTGGCCCCGGCGGCGATGAACGATTACACCACGGGCTATTTCGGGGCGCTCGGGGCGATGATGGCGCTCCGGCGACGGGCCGACGAAGGCGGCTCATGGCTGGTGCGGGTTTCGCTGGCGCGGACGAGTATGTGGTACTACGACCTGGGGCATGACCTCGACCCGGCAGCGGCGAGCGGAACGGGCGATATGGGCGGCTGGATGCTCGAGCGAGAAACCGGGTACGGGCTAATGCGGTTCCTGCGGCCGGCGCTGCGGATGTCGGAGACGGACCCGCACTGGGAGCTGCCGAGTGCGCCCCTCGGGAGCGGAAGGCCGGCCTGGGCAGGCTAG
- a CDS encoding 3-deoxy-7-phosphoheptulonate synthase (catalyzes the formation of 3-deoxy-D-arabino-hept-2-ulosonate 7-phosphate from phosphoenolpyruvate and D-erythrose 4-phosphate) → MAEGATIDQVERVINRITQDYGLRCETIVSNTTVIGVKGVASIVDEGRILELPGVDRVIRITEKYKDASRTFHPEDTIVWVAGKVPVGGRNLTFFGGPCAIESEQQALESARIAKEAGVDVLRAFVDKSRTSPYDYRGMDIKKGLEIAAAMKAETGLPTVSELIDLRHLDLFLEYGIDVIQIGARSAQYSPLLEELSKIDRPVILKHGFGNDMNEWLCAAAYIMSGIDRERRSVSEGNRNVILCYRGIKSFETETRFAADIGMIPLVRMKSHLPLIADPSHSSGDRRLVERVTYGFVAAGAHGIEFDIHNNPAEALCDGKQAVNHEARRIIENARRIHALLADVGIESGSTVSVAAK, encoded by the coding sequence ATGGCCGAAGGCGCGACCATCGACCAGGTCGAGCGCGTTATCAACCGCATCACCCAGGATTACGGCCTTCGCTGCGAGACCATCGTCTCCAACACCACCGTTATCGGCGTCAAGGGCGTCGCCTCCATCGTCGACGAGGGCCGCATCCTCGAACTCCCCGGCGTCGACCGCGTCATCCGCATCACCGAAAAATACAAAGACGCCTCCCGCACCTTTCACCCCGAAGACACCATCGTCTGGGTCGCCGGCAAAGTCCCCGTCGGCGGCAGGAACCTCACCTTCTTCGGCGGCCCCTGCGCCATTGAATCCGAGCAGCAGGCCCTCGAATCGGCTCGCATCGCCAAAGAGGCCGGCGTCGATGTCCTCCGTGCCTTCGTCGATAAGTCCCGCACCAGCCCCTACGACTACCGCGGCATGGATATAAAGAAAGGCCTCGAAATCGCCGCCGCGATGAAGGCTGAAACCGGCCTGCCCACTGTCTCCGAGCTCATCGACCTCCGCCACCTCGATCTCTTCCTCGAGTATGGCATCGACGTCATCCAGATCGGCGCCCGCAGCGCCCAGTACTCGCCCCTCCTCGAAGAGCTCTCGAAGATCGATAGGCCGGTCATCCTCAAGCACGGCTTCGGCAACGACATGAACGAGTGGCTCTGCGCCGCCGCCTACATCATGTCCGGCATCGACCGCGAGCGCCGCAGCGTCTCCGAGGGCAACCGCAACGTCATCCTCTGCTACCGCGGCATCAAGAGCTTCGAAACGGAGACCCGCTTCGCCGCCGACATCGGCATGATCCCGCTCGTGCGGATGAAGTCCCACCTGCCGCTCATCGCCGACCCCTCCCACAGCTCCGGCGACCGCCGCCTCGTCGAGCGTGTCACCTATGGCTTCGTCGCCGCCGGCGCCCACGGCATCGAGTTCGATATCCACAACAACCCCGCCGAGGCGCTCTGCGATGGCAAGCAGGCTGTCAACCACGAAGCGCGCCGCATCATCGAGAACGCCCGCCGCATCCACGCGCTCCTCGCAGACGTCGGC